From the genome of Rarobacter incanus, one region includes:
- a CDS encoding CueP family metal-binding protein: MSFSTTPARLRLGTIAIALALGGAVLTGCGSQEPTASDAGSAAATASSPAAAQTDSAPDAATDGKAVTRENIAALPADQIIAWLDKLPVSQRPEGLSVSVRPANIVITDATGEDTVDMPSDKTYVSLAPYVNKNHDCYFHNLATCKGELANEPVHVTVTDAASGQTVIDEDATTYDNGFVGIWLPKGGSYDLVIEAAQGKATATLATTSDEDLTCLTTLKLS; encoded by the coding sequence ATGTCATTTTCAACCACACCCGCGCGCCTACGCCTGGGCACGATCGCAATCGCACTCGCGCTCGGTGGCGCAGTCCTGACCGGATGCGGGTCGCAAGAACCGACTGCCAGCGACGCCGGATCGGCGGCCGCCACAGCATCATCGCCCGCGGCGGCGCAGACTGACAGCGCCCCGGATGCGGCCACCGACGGCAAAGCCGTCACGCGCGAGAACATCGCGGCGCTGCCCGCCGACCAGATCATCGCCTGGCTGGACAAGCTCCCGGTCTCCCAGCGGCCGGAGGGCCTGAGCGTATCGGTGCGCCCCGCAAACATTGTCATCACGGATGCGACGGGTGAAGACACGGTCGACATGCCCAGCGACAAGACCTACGTATCCCTGGCGCCGTACGTGAACAAGAATCACGACTGCTATTTCCACAACCTGGCAACGTGCAAGGGCGAGCTGGCGAATGAGCCAGTTCACGTCACGGTGACCGACGCCGCATCGGGGCAAACCGTCATCGATGAGGACGCGACCACCTACGACAACGGATTCGTTGGAATCTGGCTGCCGAAGGGTGGATCGTACGACCTGGTGATCGAGGCGGCGCAGGGCAAGGCAACCGCAACGCTCGCAACAACGAGCGATGAGGATCTGACCTGCCTCACGACTCTGAAACTGTCGTAG
- a CDS encoding NADP-dependent oxidoreductase, producing the protein MSHARSTSIQLASRPQGWPTPDNFTVASVDLPDLEAGQVRVRNEFVSVDPYMRGRMNDTRSYVAPYAIGAQITGGAVGRVIESRSGQLPVGTAVLHQHGWSDLAQGPADSFRAVPDVPGLSLSLRLHILGMTGMTAYAGLTAVAGMKPGETVFISGAAGAVGTAAGQIAKLLGAKRVIGSAGSAQKVALLTEKYGYDRAFNYKDGDVRGQLAKAAPEGIDVFFDNVGGDHLEAALDAFNDKGRAALCGAISSYNTTERAVGPDNMSNIITRGLTLKGFTLAAYLGLAPEFQEKMTAWFSAGKISFDETIVDGIDNTVDAFVTMMRGANTGKMLVRVGDAEK; encoded by the coding sequence ATGTCACACGCGCGCAGCACCTCGATCCAACTAGCATCTCGCCCGCAGGGCTGGCCCACCCCCGACAATTTCACCGTCGCCAGCGTTGACCTTCCCGACCTGGAAGCGGGGCAGGTCCGCGTGCGCAACGAGTTCGTCTCCGTTGACCCGTATATGCGAGGGCGCATGAACGACACCCGCAGCTACGTCGCTCCCTACGCAATCGGCGCCCAGATAACCGGTGGGGCCGTGGGCAGGGTCATCGAATCGCGCTCGGGTCAGTTGCCCGTCGGAACAGCCGTCTTGCACCAGCACGGATGGTCCGATCTGGCACAGGGCCCCGCAGACTCGTTCCGCGCCGTCCCTGATGTGCCCGGCCTGTCCCTCTCGCTGCGCCTGCACATCTTGGGCATGACCGGCATGACCGCGTACGCGGGTCTGACCGCGGTGGCCGGCATGAAGCCGGGCGAAACGGTGTTCATCTCCGGTGCGGCCGGGGCAGTGGGCACCGCCGCCGGTCAGATCGCTAAGCTCCTGGGCGCAAAGCGGGTCATCGGGTCGGCGGGCAGCGCACAAAAGGTGGCTTTGCTGACCGAAAAGTACGGCTACGACCGGGCGTTCAATTACAAGGACGGCGATGTGCGAGGACAACTAGCGAAGGCGGCGCCGGAAGGCATCGACGTGTTCTTCGACAACGTCGGCGGCGACCATCTTGAGGCAGCCTTGGACGCTTTCAATGACAAAGGACGCGCCGCACTGTGCGGGGCGATCTCGTCCTATAACACCACCGAGCGCGCGGTTGGCCCCGACAATATGTCAAACATCATCACCCGCGGACTCACCCTCAAGGGCTTCACGTTGGCCGCATATCTTGGGCTGGCGCCGGAATTCCAGGAAAAAATGACCGCGTGGTTCAGCGCAGGGAAGATTTCATTCGACGAGACCATCGTTGACGGCATCGACAACACCGTGGACGCGTTCGTCACCATGATGCGCGGGGCCAACACCGGCAAGATGCTGGTGCGCGTCGGTGATGCCGAAAAGTAG
- a CDS encoding CAP domain-containing protein: protein METSSRFRRIAVILAAAIVAASLAAPQAVAQDAQGVTEGGLSVTGQSVITARFVDENGWPVPGIEATLFDREIAADSLWGDNLDSVQRTAITDKNGRFTFQVAVIASADPGAWYSNLNTVSLVYWDTSAVFDDLPATEEITVQAGKNQDLGTYRLRSTAKRGRAASSIKTSSKKKVKKAYRKRYAAQVRAEKMPKVMGCRVAATSAGTRKRTLSAVNFMRAMAGVGSVTFTKKLNSAASQAARVQFSNGYLSHFPIDKRCKSSLGATASSSSNLSMGAIGAANIAQYMDDFGENNYAVGHRRWILDPQQKTMGVGFAGSYGALYVMAPGSENNTTPATIAWPTPGYFPVELEPDGRWSFHYTRSDLDFSKATVKVSAVGKAKRARIIYRSGSTYGTGGTSILGHTWGLSFTVPKSIRRVKGRATTSVKVTVSGVSVRGAYKIAPVTYTVKLFKAGK, encoded by the coding sequence ATGGAAACAAGCAGTCGTTTTCGGAGAATCGCAGTGATACTTGCCGCAGCGATTGTCGCAGCGAGCCTGGCGGCCCCGCAGGCAGTTGCGCAGGACGCGCAAGGCGTCACAGAAGGCGGACTTAGCGTGACCGGGCAATCGGTCATCACGGCGCGGTTCGTAGACGAAAACGGCTGGCCGGTTCCGGGCATTGAGGCCACACTCTTCGACCGCGAGATTGCGGCAGACTCCCTGTGGGGCGACAACCTCGATAGCGTCCAACGGACCGCAATCACCGACAAGAACGGCAGGTTCACGTTCCAGGTTGCAGTGATCGCCAGCGCAGATCCAGGAGCGTGGTACTCGAATCTGAATACGGTGAGCCTGGTCTACTGGGATACCTCGGCTGTGTTCGACGACCTTCCTGCCACTGAGGAAATCACGGTGCAGGCCGGCAAGAACCAAGACCTCGGGACGTACCGCCTTAGGTCGACCGCGAAGCGGGGGAGGGCGGCCTCGTCCATCAAAACCTCGTCTAAAAAGAAGGTCAAGAAAGCGTATCGCAAGCGCTATGCGGCGCAGGTCAGGGCCGAGAAGATGCCGAAAGTCATGGGGTGTAGGGTCGCGGCGACCTCGGCGGGCACCCGAAAGCGCACGCTCAGCGCAGTCAACTTCATGCGGGCGATGGCGGGGGTTGGCTCCGTTACCTTCACGAAGAAGCTAAATTCGGCGGCAAGCCAGGCCGCTCGCGTGCAGTTTTCAAACGGATACCTGAGCCATTTCCCCATCGATAAACGTTGTAAATCGTCGCTGGGGGCGACCGCGTCGAGCTCATCCAACCTGTCGATGGGAGCAATCGGCGCCGCGAATATCGCCCAATACATGGACGATTTCGGCGAAAACAACTACGCGGTCGGGCACCGGCGCTGGATACTCGACCCGCAGCAAAAGACCATGGGAGTCGGCTTCGCGGGCTCGTACGGCGCGCTGTACGTCATGGCCCCCGGCAGCGAAAACAACACCACCCCCGCAACCATCGCGTGGCCGACGCCGGGCTATTTTCCGGTCGAATTGGAACCGGACGGGCGTTGGAGCTTCCATTACACGCGCTCTGACCTGGACTTTTCCAAGGCGACGGTGAAAGTGTCGGCGGTCGGGAAGGCGAAACGAGCGAGGATAATCTACCGCTCAGGTTCGACGTACGGCACCGGCGGCACCTCGATTCTGGGCCACACCTGGGGGTTGAGTTTCACCGTGCCCAAGTCGATTCGCAGGGTCAAAGGCCGCGCCACCACGAGCGTCAAGGTCACCGTCAGCGGGGTCAGCGTGCGCGGCGCCTACAAAATTGCGCCCGTGACGTACACCGTCAAGCTTTTCAAGGCGGGCAAATAG
- a CDS encoding cysteine hydrolase family protein has translation MSHTQQRPDLGLVLIEFQNDFASPGGSLHDAVKEVMETTGMVDHAVAAAEAVRAAGGTVFHTPISFAEGYGELTKHPYGILKGVVDSSSFVKGTWGVEIIEELSPQPGDILIEGKRGLDAFWSTDLDFILRSKGITEIALAGFLTNCCVESTMRSAYEKGYKVVTLTDATAATSLAEQEAATSFTYPMFSNPMETADFIASLSGEKIADATRGY, from the coding sequence ATGTCTCACACGCAACAGCGACCGGACCTGGGTCTGGTCCTCATTGAATTCCAGAACGATTTTGCTTCCCCGGGAGGCTCCCTGCATGACGCGGTGAAAGAAGTCATGGAAACGACGGGGATGGTGGATCACGCGGTGGCCGCGGCCGAGGCCGTGCGCGCAGCCGGTGGCACGGTGTTTCACACCCCAATCAGCTTCGCCGAAGGGTACGGCGAGCTAACTAAACACCCGTACGGAATCTTGAAAGGCGTTGTTGACTCGTCATCCTTTGTCAAGGGCACCTGGGGCGTGGAGATCATCGAGGAGCTTTCGCCGCAACCGGGCGACATCCTCATCGAGGGCAAACGGGGGTTGGACGCATTTTGGTCCACCGACCTCGACTTCATTTTGCGTTCGAAGGGAATAACAGAAATTGCGTTGGCGGGATTTTTGACCAACTGTTGTGTCGAGTCAACGATGCGGTCCGCGTACGAAAAGGGGTACAAGGTCGTCACTCTCACTGATGCGACGGCCGCCACTTCCCTTGCCGAGCAGGAAGCGGCAACGTCCTTCACTTACCCGATGTTTTCGAACCCGATGGAGACAGCCGACTTCATCGCCTCGCTTAGCGGCGAAAAAATCGCGGACGCAACCCGCGGTTACTGA
- a CDS encoding alpha/beta hydrolase — protein sequence MTPSPQTASPAPGARLRIRYFEYLHRLSVTGLVFAALAGLWSFTPSLLPRTWWVQGLVTGLAAITAYGIGTLSVWVVRGFDIRDRLDRPRARRVAFRTVAAGLPVLLIPVLILSLTWQIRQRELLSMPAVSTLGVIAYFASVLIVPAVFVPVLGLARAIRRWSVRLGHYFRRALPARLATVTAAIVVASLTYGVISGVLVRSIVRGLDGSFQAAAHLVDPGLTAPTSALKSGGPDSVVNWSDLGREGRRFVTRGPSSADIASFEQERTAPAAAASVSEPIRAYAGLTDSIDSAAALVVAELDRTKAWDRAAILVVTTTGSGWIDESLVSSFEYLHAGNTATAAMQYSYLPSWMAFLGDRETPPEASSALFSAIWERWSQLPESTRPRLYVAGLSLGSYGMQAAFSSVDDLVARTDGAVFAGTPYFVPMWKDLTAERDPGTTQAEPIVDGGTRVRFYTGDADQLAGTWHSPRIAYLQHGTDGTTWWSPSIMFTEPAWMNEPRAPGVMPQTRWFPVASFWQVAFDLFFAAGSDVPMGAGHHFQLEYVDAFAKVCQPAGWTDADSTLLRRHIGAEPTTVSES from the coding sequence GTGACGCCTTCCCCGCAAACAGCTTCCCCCGCGCCGGGCGCGCGCCTGCGCATCCGCTACTTCGAATACCTGCACCGGCTCAGCGTCACCGGCCTGGTGTTTGCGGCGCTGGCCGGGTTGTGGTCGTTCACTCCGTCGCTGCTGCCGCGCACGTGGTGGGTGCAGGGGCTTGTCACGGGCCTTGCGGCCATCACCGCGTATGGAATCGGAACGCTGAGCGTGTGGGTCGTGCGCGGCTTCGATATCCGCGACCGGCTGGACAGGCCCCGAGCGCGGCGAGTCGCGTTTCGGACCGTCGCCGCCGGGCTGCCCGTCCTTCTCATCCCGGTGCTGATCCTGTCGCTCACCTGGCAGATTCGCCAGCGCGAGCTTTTGAGCATGCCCGCCGTTTCGACGCTGGGTGTGATCGCGTATTTCGCGAGCGTCCTGATCGTGCCCGCGGTATTTGTGCCGGTGCTGGGTTTAGCGCGCGCGATTCGCAGATGGTCGGTTCGCTTGGGGCATTACTTCCGACGAGCGCTCCCCGCCCGGCTCGCTACCGTCACTGCCGCGATTGTGGTCGCTTCGCTCACCTATGGTGTCATTTCCGGGGTTCTGGTGCGTTCGATCGTGCGCGGTTTGGACGGCTCCTTTCAGGCGGCCGCGCACCTGGTCGACCCGGGTCTGACCGCGCCAACCAGCGCCCTGAAATCGGGCGGCCCAGACTCTGTAGTGAATTGGTCCGACCTGGGCCGGGAGGGCCGCCGTTTCGTTACCCGCGGCCCGTCCAGCGCGGACATAGCTTCGTTCGAACAGGAACGGACGGCGCCCGCAGCCGCGGCGAGCGTATCCGAACCCATCCGCGCGTACGCGGGCCTGACGGATTCCATCGATTCCGCGGCAGCCCTGGTCGTTGCGGAACTCGATCGGACCAAGGCATGGGACAGGGCCGCCATCCTGGTCGTAACAACGACCGGGTCGGGCTGGATCGACGAATCCCTGGTGTCATCTTTCGAATACCTGCATGCCGGGAACACGGCAACGGCCGCGATGCAGTATTCGTATCTGCCGAGTTGGATGGCGTTCCTGGGTGACCGAGAGACTCCCCCCGAGGCCAGCTCGGCGCTGTTTTCGGCCATCTGGGAGCGTTGGTCCCAGCTGCCAGAGTCTACGCGCCCGCGTCTCTACGTCGCCGGATTGTCGCTGGGATCGTACGGGATGCAGGCGGCGTTCTCGTCGGTGGATGACTTGGTGGCCCGAACTGACGGTGCCGTCTTTGCCGGCACGCCCTACTTTGTGCCGATGTGGAAAGACCTCACCGCCGAGAGGGACCCGGGCACGACGCAGGCCGAGCCGATAGTCGACGGAGGTACGCGGGTCAGGTTCTACACCGGCGACGCCGACCAATTGGCGGGAACGTGGCATTCCCCGCGCATCGCCTACCTGCAACACGGCACGGACGGGACCACCTGGTGGTCCCCGTCGATCATGTTCACCGAACCAGCATGGATGAACGAGCCGCGCGCTCCCGGTGTCATGCCGCAAACCCGCTGGTTCCCGGTGGCGAGCTTTTGGCAGGTAGCGTTCGATCTCTTCTTCGCTGCGGGGTCGGACGTACCGATGGGAGCGGGGCATCACTTCCAGCTCGAATACGTGGACGCGTTTGCCAAGGTGTGCCAGCCAGCAGGGTGGACCGATGCCGATTCCACCCTGCTGCGCCGGCACATTGGCGCGGAGCCTACGACAGTTTCAGAGTCGTGA
- a CDS encoding NAD(P)-dependent alcohol dehydrogenase, with protein MPVPGPGQVLVRVGAASVNPVDWHIYRGDPWVLRLKTRSKAGEPRGVGEDFAGIITEIGPGVSEYRVGERVFGTIPAAVQVAGAIADFVVAQPQWIARLPHSVPDQDGAAVALAGLTALQALRDAGAMRPGHRVLVWGGSGGVGHLAVQIAHLMGAGAVEAVCSSRNVDMMEELGADAVFDYTRGETPIGPYDLVIDTVCTASARTLRSMLRPGGTVVTIGALSGGRLLGPGGPIIRRALGAKVRGFKAKTIMTRVNHADLATLAEWMATGKLGVRIERDFPLAAAQDAYAVLEQGKVRGKLALVARVPKTGG; from the coding sequence ATGCCAGTACCCGGGCCGGGTCAGGTCCTGGTGCGCGTAGGCGCGGCCTCCGTCAACCCCGTCGACTGGCACATCTACCGCGGGGACCCGTGGGTGCTTCGCCTCAAAACACGGTCAAAGGCGGGGGAGCCGCGCGGCGTTGGTGAAGACTTCGCTGGCATCATCACTGAAATTGGACCGGGGGTCAGCGAATACCGGGTCGGCGAGCGCGTTTTTGGGACAATACCCGCAGCAGTGCAGGTCGCCGGTGCGATCGCGGACTTTGTGGTTGCGCAACCCCAGTGGATTGCGCGTCTTCCGCATTCGGTCCCGGACCAAGACGGTGCCGCAGTGGCGCTCGCGGGTCTGACCGCGCTGCAGGCACTGCGTGATGCGGGCGCAATGCGTCCCGGCCATCGCGTGCTGGTGTGGGGAGGTTCCGGCGGAGTCGGGCACCTGGCCGTGCAAATCGCGCACCTCATGGGGGCTGGGGCTGTGGAGGCGGTGTGCTCGTCCCGAAATGTCGACATGATGGAGGAACTGGGCGCCGACGCGGTGTTCGATTACACCCGTGGCGAGACCCCAATTGGTCCCTACGATCTAGTCATCGACACGGTTTGCACCGCATCCGCGCGCACACTTCGTTCGATGCTGCGCCCCGGCGGGACCGTCGTGACCATTGGGGCGCTGAGCGGCGGCAGGTTGCTTGGTCCGGGCGGTCCAATTATTCGCCGTGCACTAGGAGCAAAGGTGCGCGGCTTTAAGGCAAAGACCATCATGACCCGGGTCAATCACGCCGACCTTGCGACCCTGGCTGAGTGGATGGCGACCGGCAAGCTGGGCGTGCGGATCGAGCGTGATTTCCCGTTGGCTGCGGCGCAAGACGCCTACGCCGTGTTGGAACAAGGCAAGGTGCGCGGCAAACTCGCGTTGGTGGCGCGGGTGCCTAAAACAGGCGGCTGA
- a CDS encoding siderophore-interacting protein — MAETLNLGSAPAGFRFERRPAEMRRRLVTLSERTLIARDCVRVRVAGSDLRGFGANSGIDDHVRIFFPGDAASASDPGDWPSREYTPVAWADDWLDLEFVLHGSGVASEWAGAAPIGSQVVLGGPRGSVHFSGNPAQWLIAGDESAVAQIRRYAAAMPPGADARIVIEVADSNHEVPVEAPCAITYVHRGTRPPGDALVAALRETSPLPRAESFAFVAGEQSVVSPARNLVFDDWGLSDTQAIVKGYWRRA; from the coding sequence GTGGCTGAAACCCTCAACCTCGGCTCCGCACCCGCGGGATTCCGCTTTGAGCGCCGCCCCGCTGAGATGCGCCGACGTCTGGTGACGTTGAGTGAACGCACGTTGATTGCCCGCGATTGCGTCCGGGTCCGTGTTGCGGGCAGCGACCTGCGCGGATTCGGCGCGAACAGTGGCATCGATGACCACGTTCGGATCTTTTTTCCGGGGGATGCTGCCTCCGCCTCGGATCCGGGTGATTGGCCGAGCCGAGAGTACACCCCGGTTGCGTGGGCGGATGACTGGTTGGATTTGGAGTTTGTGCTGCACGGATCCGGCGTTGCGAGCGAATGGGCCGGCGCCGCGCCGATTGGTTCACAAGTCGTATTGGGTGGCCCGCGCGGTTCCGTTCACTTTTCCGGCAATCCCGCGCAATGGTTGATCGCGGGCGATGAATCCGCGGTCGCACAAATTCGGCGCTACGCGGCAGCGATGCCGCCTGGCGCCGACGCACGCATCGTGATCGAGGTGGCCGATTCGAACCACGAAGTACCAGTCGAAGCCCCGTGCGCCATCACCTATGTCCACCGCGGTACCCGCCCCCCGGGCGACGCGCTGGTGGCCGCACTCCGCGAAACATCGCCGCTACCCCGCGCCGAATCATTTGCCTTCGTCGCCGGCGAGCAGTCTGTGGTTTCCCCCGCCCGAAACCTCGTCTTCGACGACTGGGGTCTGTCGGACACGCAAGCTATCGTCAAGGGCTACTGGCGCCGCGCCTGA
- a CDS encoding LysR family transcriptional regulator: MSKSLELPHLRSLVAVADHGGFSRAATALHVSQSTISQHVRSLERATNAAVVEKQGRNARFTTHGQRLLTEARNILAVHDEALGRLTAAAAPTLVIGATDTGSDHLLATTLRALHSAYPHRAIQVIVDRPAAIAAAAARGTIDLAVGLGFPGDFAQPTGTVALRWYQSAYTPPRRGKDPTDGRQIGAEPPGIQAADETVVGADPQSEPTAGSLALATAPRASIALVTHFEPCSIRRLAVAALSAAGYAIEFTAESATSVGVIAAARAGLGVAVLPATERIPTGLEPVESLPPLGEISLYLQIREGLDPAIAATVRSAISGTLSKSANFTDLGERRGVASQTV; the protein is encoded by the coding sequence ATGAGCAAATCACTGGAACTGCCCCACCTGCGCAGCCTTGTTGCCGTTGCCGATCACGGCGGGTTTTCACGCGCAGCGACGGCCCTGCACGTGAGCCAATCGACGATTAGCCAACACGTGCGGTCCTTGGAACGCGCGACCAACGCTGCCGTCGTCGAAAAGCAGGGGCGCAACGCCCGCTTCACCACACACGGTCAGCGGCTCCTCACCGAGGCCCGCAACATCCTTGCCGTGCACGATGAGGCGCTAGGAAGACTTACCGCGGCCGCTGCGCCTACCCTAGTAATCGGCGCTACCGATACCGGGTCCGACCATCTGCTCGCCACAACACTGCGAGCGCTTCACAGCGCGTACCCGCACCGAGCGATACAGGTCATCGTTGACCGCCCGGCGGCGATCGCCGCAGCGGCCGCCAGGGGAACTATCGATTTGGCTGTGGGGTTGGGCTTCCCGGGCGATTTTGCCCAGCCGACCGGGACGGTCGCGCTCCGGTGGTACCAATCCGCCTACACGCCGCCCCGGCGCGGCAAGGATCCGACGGATGGGCGACAAATAGGCGCGGAACCACCGGGCATACAAGCGGCCGATGAAACCGTCGTCGGCGCAGATCCGCAAAGTGAACCAACCGCCGGTTCGCTAGCACTGGCAACCGCTCCCCGCGCCAGCATTGCACTCGTTACACACTTCGAACCATGCAGCATCCGCCGCCTTGCAGTGGCCGCGCTCAGTGCTGCGGGATATGCGATCGAATTCACTGCAGAATCCGCTACGAGCGTCGGTGTCATCGCTGCCGCACGCGCCGGGCTCGGGGTCGCGGTGTTACCTGCGACGGAACGTATTCCAACCGGACTGGAACCGGTCGAATCGCTCCCACCACTGGGTGAAATCAGCCTGTATCTGCAGATCCGTGAGGGGTTGGATCCGGCAATCGCCGCCACCGTTCGGTCCGCTATTTCCGGCACCCTTTCAAAGTCGGCAAATTTTACCGACCTGGGTGAGCGCCGCGGCGTCGCCTCGCAAACCGTCTAA
- a CDS encoding amidase, with amino-acid sequence MKLGAAGKPGDARRAGRHHAVTRIDVVEMSIADMLQELDAGRITSVDLVCAYLNRIAYYDRTGPCLHAIAVLNPHCLEEAAESDRRRRTGAIGRLEGIPFTIKDSYKAKGLTVASGSPALADLIATDDAATVAQLKEAGAILIGKTNMPPMAAGGMQPGLYDYARSPYNPQYLTAAYGSGSSNGSGTATAASMCAFGMAEETVSSGRAPASNNALVAYTPSRGVLSIRGNWPLRPTCDVVVTHTRTVDDLEQLLEVLAVTDPVAEGDFWREQQVVPLPRPEDVFSKPIARPRPERLDGLRIGVPKIFIGADLVPIDPPVIRPTVRRLWDAAADDLRALGAEVIEVDFPAMQNYEEDRPGAQGLAARGLVPPNWRSLEGGEVTAKVLDDFLRINNDPNLHTWADVDGDTVFPIADEPWSVWITRAKGGFDWQRLAEIVKAGIPDSLADIEGFDHLLRGLEQARKVDFEQWMTDQNLDLIVFPANGDVGRVDLFTNAASLADASRNGVVYSNGNRVIRHLGIPTVSVPMGFMEDIQMPVNLTFAGPAYSDDSLLDYAAAYESATRNRQPAFLTPTLPSNHIEVITSDEAPAPAPDLSVSGSVRAEGRSWVVSVEVSGARGEGIRVWADGHILAPVEGDPGVFSGRVSLARDRLFAEVMVVVKAGHTDARILTIALPQVP; translated from the coding sequence ATGAAACTCGGTGCGGCAGGCAAGCCCGGCGATGCGCGCCGGGCGGGAAGGCACCACGCAGTGACCCGCATCGATGTCGTAGAAATGAGCATCGCCGACATGCTCCAAGAACTTGACGCCGGACGGATCACCTCCGTCGACCTGGTGTGCGCGTACTTGAACCGCATCGCGTACTACGACCGCACTGGACCGTGCCTGCACGCGATCGCGGTGCTCAACCCGCACTGCCTCGAAGAGGCCGCGGAATCGGATCGCCGCCGCCGCACCGGGGCAATCGGCAGGTTAGAAGGCATCCCATTTACGATCAAGGACAGCTACAAGGCGAAGGGCCTGACGGTCGCTTCGGGCAGTCCCGCGCTCGCCGACCTGATCGCCACCGACGATGCCGCCACGGTTGCGCAACTCAAGGAGGCGGGCGCAATTTTGATCGGCAAGACGAATATGCCGCCCATGGCCGCGGGTGGAATGCAGCCGGGACTCTATGACTACGCGCGCAGTCCGTACAACCCTCAATACCTCACCGCGGCATACGGGTCCGGTTCCTCGAACGGGTCGGGTACCGCCACGGCGGCCAGCATGTGCGCATTCGGCATGGCGGAAGAGACGGTTTCCTCCGGCCGCGCGCCCGCATCGAACAACGCGCTTGTCGCCTACACGCCGTCCCGCGGCGTCCTATCGATCCGCGGCAACTGGCCGCTTCGCCCCACCTGCGACGTCGTGGTCACCCACACCCGCACGGTGGACGATTTGGAACAGTTGCTCGAGGTACTCGCGGTGACCGATCCGGTGGCCGAGGGAGACTTTTGGCGCGAACAACAAGTCGTGCCGCTGCCGCGCCCCGAGGACGTGTTCAGCAAACCGATCGCCCGCCCGCGCCCCGAACGCCTTGACGGCCTGCGCATCGGCGTGCCGAAGATTTTCATCGGTGCCGACCTTGTCCCCATCGACCCACCGGTGATCCGCCCCACGGTGCGACGCCTGTGGGACGCAGCGGCGGACGACCTGCGTGCCCTGGGCGCGGAAGTGATTGAGGTCGACTTCCCCGCGATGCAGAACTACGAAGAGGACCGCCCGGGTGCGCAGGGCCTCGCGGCCCGCGGGTTGGTCCCGCCAAACTGGCGTTCGCTGGAGGGCGGGGAGGTGACAGCGAAGGTGCTGGACGACTTCTTGCGGATCAATAACGACCCCAACCTGCACACCTGGGCCGACGTTGACGGCGACACCGTATTTCCGATCGCGGACGAACCGTGGTCGGTGTGGATCACCCGGGCCAAGGGAGGGTTCGATTGGCAGCGCCTGGCCGAAATCGTCAAGGCGGGTATACCCGATTCGCTCGCGGACATCGAGGGCTTTGACCACCTGCTGCGCGGCCTGGAGCAGGCGCGAAAGGTCGATTTCGAGCAGTGGATGACGGACCAGAATCTTGATCTGATCGTCTTCCCCGCCAACGGCGATGTTGGCCGGGTCGATCTGTTCACAAATGCCGCATCGCTTGCGGACGCATCGCGCAACGGGGTGGTGTATTCGAACGGCAACCGGGTCATCCGTCACCTGGGAATCCCGACCGTTTCGGTGCCGATGGGGTTCATGGAGGACATCCAGATGCCGGTGAATCTCACCTTCGCGGGCCCCGCCTACAGCGACGATTCCCTGCTCGATTACGCAGCCGCCTACGAATCCGCGACTCGCAACCGGCAACCGGCGTTCCTGACACCTACACTGCCCAGCAACCACATCGAGGTCATTACCTCCGACGAGGCCCCCGCCCCCGCCCCCGACCTTTCCGTCAGCGGTAGCGTGCGCGCGGAGGGCAGATCGTGGGTCGTCAGCGTGGAGGTGAGCGGAGCGAGGGGTGAAGGCATCCGCGTGTGGGCGGACGGTCACATTCTGGCGCCGGTGGAAGGCGATCCAGGTGTCTTTAGCGGACGAGTTTCCCTGGCCCGCGACCGGCTCTTTGCCGAGGTGATGGTCGTGGTGAAGGCGGGCCACACGGATGCCCGTATTCTCACCATCGCGCTGCCCCAGGTGCCGTAG
- a CDS encoding DUF1304 domain-containing protein produces the protein MLTAGIVLALIAALVHVYIFYMESIAWTSQKTRATFGMSEQEAIDTKEMAYNQGFYNLFLALAVVVGGVIAFTGSAAVGAALVLAGAGSMAAAATVLYLSSPSKRGAALKQGVIPALGVIAVVIGLVA, from the coding sequence ATGCTGACAGCAGGAATAGTCCTGGCCCTCATCGCTGCACTGGTCCACGTCTACATCTTCTACATGGAGTCGATCGCGTGGACCTCTCAAAAGACACGCGCAACGTTTGGGATGAGTGAACAGGAAGCGATCGACACGAAGGAAATGGCGTATAACCAGGGGTTCTACAACCTGTTCCTGGCGCTCGCGGTCGTAGTCGGCGGCGTCATCGCGTTCACCGGCAGCGCAGCGGTTGGCGCGGCGCTGGTGCTGGCGGGTGCGGGGTCCATGGCCGCGGCTGCGACGGTCTTGTATCTGTCCAGCCCTTCGAAGCGCGGCGCCGCACTCAAGCAGGGAGTGATCCCTGCGCTCGGGGTGATAGCGGTCGTAATCGGACTCGTCGCCTAG